In the Glycine max cultivar Williams 82 chromosome 6, Glycine_max_v4.0, whole genome shotgun sequence genome, attcatcatAGAATAAAATCATTTGTAAATTTAGAATGAGCCAAGTTCCAGTAAGTTGGAATCATACATTAGTGAATTGTCaacaaattgaattaatttccaGATTTTAACTATAACAGAATAACATTAGAACAAAACTAAGAGAgaacaatttataaaagaaaaatttgctAATATATAcagtattaattaaaattggtcCCATACACACTATAGTTAACCATTTATTGAGAGTTGATAATTCAATAATCTTCTGTAATACCAACAGATCTGATTGTGATCATGTCAGACATATTTCTTAGCTTCCCTGAAGGAGTCAACAATCAACAAGTGAactcaaacaaataaaaattacccCATTCATACATGGGTCTGCTTTAACTCAGACACTCAGGTCTGGGAATCAATCATATATAAGAATGGGAAGCCAGAACAATTGCTAGTTAACAGTGCCTGTAAGCATTGCTTTCTTTGTTTCAAGATTTTCTGGAAAAAATATGTAGGCACCAACCTGACATCAGTAGGAGCACGCTTGTTCCTTTTTTTCTCATGATTAACTCCATTGGGTATGCCCTGCATGTTTAAGGATTAcgttttcagaaacaaacaaaataaaagctgTACGAACCAACAGAAGAACACCAAAAGTGGCATTCATAGTCTTACCTTGCCCTCTTTCCATTTTATGGGTGTAGCAGTAACCTTAGTTGTTCCTTCTTCAAGGAAGGTATAGGTCTTTACAAGTTTTGTATCCTCAAAATAGGGATTGGCATTGAAATTCTGAACAAAGAACAATTTCAAAAGTGGTTATTATTCAATTAAGTGAAAAGTTCAAGACATAAACTTCTAAAACCAACAAGTAATTGCAAAACATTCTATGAGGCATACACCAAGGTAAAGAGGAAAAGCAACTTACAAAGGTGATTGAGTAGCCTGATTTGACATCTTTAAAATCTTCAACCTCAAGAGAACTCAAATACTTAAATATCTACCAAACAAGGGGGTCAGTAACAAATTAGAATTACTCATCAGGTATCTGTaaccaaaacaacaacaatattttAAGTACTTCCACGGAACCTTAAAAACAGGGTCCAAACACATTACATGGATAAACAACTCTCAAGTACTCCATTCAAGTAGAGCAAAGTGTTTAAGCAAGAATATtccaaaatcagccacaacctGAGCTTTCTTTCAAAAGGCTTGTTTTCACATGCATAAAATTCTTGCATATGAAAACAAGATCAGAACACCTTACAAGGGTTTCAAATGCCGTTTAAATAACATCATCCAAACAAAACCAAATCACTTCATAGGTGCAAATTATGGGGGTAGACAAAATCAAACAAGCCGAAAATAAGACCATCCAAATTtagtatatgaaaaaaatgtcaGACCTTCTGATCTTCCTCGTTCAAAAGATCACCAAGAGCAGGATGGCTCAAAAACTGCACAAGGACAGCAACAATAGTAAACAACGCATTCCCAATATCATAACAAacaacaatttcacaattcaatTAATCAATTTCACAATATgtatataaagtataaactcAAACTCACAGCAGTTAACCAGAAATCGGGAATAGCCTTGATAATATCATTCCTCTTATCATAGACGGGCTTCCGTATCTCATTGTACTTCTGCTCTATTTCGAGCACTTTGTCACTGGCTTCCTCATTGATCTAAAATATAACccaaacaaaccaaaaacaaaaacaaaaacaggtTAATTAAAACACGTTCGAAACCAGAAACAGATAACCAAACACATTGAGCGCGCGTGCAACTCTGAGACTCCATAAGCAAAAGTCACATTCCGAATATCACATAAAAAAACCTCGGAAAAACCCGAAGGACGATCCGAAATACTCAAAACTGAAAGCCgaacaaaaggaagaagaagagtggGAGGGGAATTGAACAAAATTGGTGCACCTTTTCGAGCTCGTCTTGGATCTCCTGCAACTTTTCGATAGAGAGGACGAGTTCTCCGTCGATTTCATCGAGGTTTTCGCCCTTCTCGGAGACCTTCGGCTTCTTGCTCCTGTCAGCcaccattttttcttctttcttcctttttctgcAACTTCGGTGGTTTCGTAAAACCCTAACACAGTTCTAGGTCGAGCGAGTAAGGGGAGTGTGAAGTGAAAGTGTGGGTTAGTTAGGGTTTTGGGGGGTTTATATGTGTCGTTCGTGCGTCACCGCAGTGTGCGGGGTGCACCTATTAAATCAACAACCGCGTGACACGTGTCGGTTGTAGGGGTAAATTCGTCATTTCGAAGTCAGggatttgtttatttaatatggGTCAATACTTAATTATGGTTGGGTAACTATTGAGACATGCTTTGGTAAGAATTTTAAGATACGCGTGCTCTTTTGTTCTGTTTatgaaatgaatgaatgaattataCGAAAGGTCCTGTTTGTTACAAGTGAGAAAGTTTATTACAGTTGTTTTCATACTGTGAAGGCAAATACAGAGAGTGCACATAAAAAATGTGAGAAGCAATAAGGGTGAAAAAAGAtactaattttttgaaatatccAACAAAACTGTAACACAGTAACTCACGAGTCACGAGTCACGAGTCATAAGTTATCTAGGATTGGTACCTCAAATCCCAGTTTGTTTGGATTGAAGAAGCTCTTGTCCATGTTTATAACTAGTTAATGTTGGACATTTTGAGTCACTTCTTAATGGAATTATTAATGGAACTTTCTTCTTAatctaaacaaataaaatttgactAGCTAAAAAtcttgatttcatttttatttcatttttataattgtgtttaagttatattttagaacaatgattgtttttatttagtCCAAAAAGTGCCTTATAATAAGCCTTTTAAAGCAGAGCCAAGAAGTGATTAAGGGAAAGACAAAGAAGCTAAACATGTTGTGGAGAATAAACTTCGACATTATGATTTATATCCCACAGTTTAATCAATTAAGTTGTCTTGACGAgacaaaataattacttttttcttattGAATCTTCTAAACATCATTTTCTTCACTTGGCGAGCTATCCTTTCTAAGGAGATTCATTAACACCCAAGGATATTTAATAGTTGCAACCGGATGAAATTATTTGTTGTGTAAGTCTATACAATAATTCTCTAGGTGAACTTCGTAATGTAAAGTAGAGAGTTGTTATCCTATTTTACCAATTTTGTACACCAAACAAAATATGAACTTCGTGAATTTGATTATCTctagttagaaaaaaaaaatgttagaaagtTTGGGTAAAGTAGAGAAGACCAACAAATATCACAAGgcgagagataaaaaaaaatacactatttTGTGTTTGTCCTATTCGTTATTACCTTTTTCTCTTCGaacaaagtttttaaaaatgatttgttttcataatttaaGCTTTTGGACAATTTAAGCATTcctataacaaaaaattaaccatTAACAACTATCATTTGCCAATAAATAAAGGCATTCCTATAACATTttcaagttaaatatatttttaaaaacgtgaagcattttatttttttatataactaaggTGTTGAAAGATATAACATATGTCactttgttggttttgttagaAATGTCACTTGAAGGATTCAAATCTGTAATTTCTTTCCCTCCTTTCTCTCTTTATCCTTCTTCTACCACTCAACAAACCTTATATCTTcttgttgttttttctttcctttccccGCCAAAAATTACATTTCCAACTTCATGCAATCCAATGATAGAACCCTtcactttttaatattatactatTTAACTTTTGTAGTGCTAATAAAGTGTGCCCACTTAGACTGTGTTTATTTTCACATTCAACCatgtttctcttaaaaaaaatcccatTTAACCTGTCTCCAAAGGTGTGTGATTTATGTAAAACAAACacacattaaataattaaattgtttacaTATGCTAGCATAAGTTCGATTTTTGCCCATGTACacattaaatagttaaattgttTAAATATGCTAGGAGTACTTTGTTAAGAGAGGTTGTATCCACTTCGGAAATCTCTTCCTCTAAAAAGCGATCAATCCTCCAAGGTCAGCTGAAGGATACCTTGATgttcaaaattagaaaaaacatttaaaaaatccaTATTATTGTattaatgttatattagaaAACCTTTATACTATTACATTATACAGAGAAGAGATGCTCAGCAGTTGCTAATCCagcaattggaaaaaaaaattcttctagGGTAAGGGTAACCattgaaaattgttttaaaaaaaaaagatttgtcaCGTCacacaataaaatatatgtatcaTCTTTGTTTCTGCTTTATTTTGTGTTTGGTAAGCCATCTTTAATTCTGTTCGAGCTATGAAAATGAGACATTTCATTGATTTCCATATACGCTTATTTTTCCATTTCACTGATTGGTAGTACATGCTTAAATCTTACCAAGAAAATTATGGCAACCTCAGAGACATGATTTAAATATCTGTCAGAACATTGAAACCCTGCTCTGCAAATTTTAAATGTTCAGTTATAAAATGAGCAAGATAAGGCCTAAAATTCACTCATAAAGCAAGATACCAGTGACTAcacaaaaagatgaaaatgtaaAACCAAAACCCAGCTCTCTCATGACCTGAGTTTCAAGATCATATACATAGATTGGTGATCTCAAGAATGCTATGTTGTTTGCTTGTTTTAGAAGTAAAAACATGTGACTCAGGAGaagccaaataaaaaattttatgacTATCATTTATGAACTCTAAAAAATAGGACATCTATTAACTCTAcattttaacaacaaaaaaaaaaaaaaacaagaaaacccTATGCACACTAATGTTATGACACCAGACATTTTCATGCCCCAAGTATCTAACTCAGCTGGAAACATCTTAAATCCAAATCAGTTTTAGAATCAGTTTGTCAACCGTCATTTTAGAATTGTTCTTCCATTTTAATACTGCTTGGGACATCACACTGAGCTCATGGTGTTGTCACCGACAGCCCAATACTGCTTGACAGCAAACAACACCTTCTCTGAAACCAGCGGACCGTCCTCATGATCCACCATTTTGGTATTCCATCTCATTCCTTTCACAGTTCTTTTCACCTGCATTAACATGTTGGCTTGATCTCGGAATATCACCGCTCCTTCAGGCCGTAAGATACGGTCCATTTCCAATAGAatgtcttcggcattacatctGCATTGATCATTTGAGTTAGCAAGTAGTTTGTTTCCCTTGCACACCTGTCTCCAAAGATGTTCCACTACACGGTCCCTTATAAACATTTAGCAGGCTTAccaaattgtaattatctttaTGGTTACCGAACTTCATTTATTATATCCAAGTGCCTAGAAAAGTACAACTAGCCATGGAAACTACATTTCATCTGGGAATATAAAAGGAAATGAGAAAGAAATCAACTTACACATTCTTGTACAAGCTAAAAACGCCATTTGCATGGATAAGGTCATAGGTCCTTGGATATGTGGAGAAAGCTTCACACCTGGTAAAGAattgataattattaaatagAACAAGGCCCTGTTTCACcccttttcaaattaaaaatctcTGCGAGGTAGATTGTATGAAAGTCCATTGAAAGCAAATTTAGCATAATTTATTGCTTAAAGAATAACTCTTGAATGTAACCCTTGTACATAAGGTTTAACAGTACTGATCATCATTGCACCTGCCAACAATTAAGAATAAGAGTCTAGACTCGTATAAAAAAAGTCACTGCCTGGAATTTTGTAACAATTCATTGCACATGAATTGATAGTATATTAGATTTCTCTCTATTTTCCTCCTCTTAACTAAATCCCTATTCCCTAACATGATATCAAATGGTACCATTCTGCATGACCCAATCTTGTCACCATTTTGGTATTGAATTTTTGAAAGTTTGGAACACTTATGTGTCTCCCTAGGGTTATCCGATTTGACACATTCACTCTCTGACATGTTTGATGCATTTGTGCTATTTCTTGGAACTTTTTGTGAAAGTTATCTCTAGTTTGTCAGTGATTTGGCTAGTATATGGCCCTCTTACAATGCTACGGTATTGACGGAAAGAACATTGGAAGATTGTTGTCATGTTGCCCCTTTGCATTAAGGAATCATATCAATGCTGACTAATATGTGATTTCTTTCCCATAGCACTGACTTATGCTGCCTATGGCTCTCACCAGCCCTTTCTTTGTCCCAAGATGTAATAAGGCCCCATTTACAGTCCCTAAATATTTTGATACATATTTGGTTAAATTTCTTTTAGTATGTTAAATTGTAACTAACCTAAAATAGTAAGTTTAAGTTTGAAGgatagtattaaaaaatatatgataagttaTTATCATTGTATCTTAGAATATTTAGAGCATTTTACACAAACTCTTAAAAGTGGTTTCCATATTCCATGGCTTGCTCTgtgtatttgattaaaattaagagTCTAGTATTAGTATAAATTGAAGTAGCTCGCTATTTTATAACATATCATCACACACCATATATCAAtcttttcaacttttgtttctttccccttatctagataaaattcatataattcAACAAACTCTTTCTAATTTAATGGACCGTTCAAAATCCTGAttaaatcaccaaaaaaaatcctatttaaTTGGTTTACAGACTCAAACACACAAAATGCGAACTATTTGCACTACTTTATGCAGTGGAAGGTCAAGTTTACTAGATCTTAGAGTTGTCAtcttaatttatacttttatagATAGGTTAAACTTACAGAGAAAAGtaactaaatgaaaaattaaagttgCAGAGGAGAAACCacgaggaaaaagaaaaggtaagGAAACCATGTCACAGTACCAGTCATGATAAATGCCAATTAATCCACGCTCAAATATAACACCCAGGTTAGCTTTCTAAGCAATTGTGGGCACAACATTCATAACCCACAATTTGGGAGATTCCAGTGCAGCAGCAAAACTTCCCAGACCAGCATTCATGTCCATTATGTTGCGATACCTCCCTGAGCTAATGATTTTGTTGATCCGTTTGTAAGCATTCACATGCTTCTTCCATAACCGGTTGTCCTCTTCGAATGCTTTCACAGATACACCAGGAACAAATCCACTGATAATTCTGAAAGGAACAACATTGATTCTCTCTTGGAATGGCTTCCATGGGCCACTTGATTTACTAGGAGTTACACAATCTTCCATTTTCTTGTACCTACACATTATCAGACCTTTCAGACAATTATTGAAACCAATAGTCCATAATTCAATGGTTAAGACTACACTAGTAACTTTTTGTAAAGAATTGAAGAAATCTGATCCAAGATAAACCATGTTTGTCAAGTACTCCATCTTGAAAGACACCATTTTACCAGCCAAGAAATAATTCTTACATAATGcatatagaataaaattaaaacttcttGTATCCTTCAAAATTCCAATAAGTAACATCTCAAGGAAGCAAAATGATCATCATTTTCTCAAAAACAGTGTATTATTGTTACTTAGAAAATATGAATTTAGAAGAAATTTAAtcagttatttaaattaaaatacttattttccttccaagTTGACAAAGAATATGGTGCAAGAGTAACAATAATAGGTATCTGACTTTCCGAACATAAAGCATTAACTAATCagtgaaacaaaaaaagagaagggGCAAAAGATGAGTGAAATAATTTACCAGACATCATCAGAATTTGTGGTTTCACAAATTGTAGGTTGAGTATCCTGTTCACTGCAATCatcattatgtaatttttttctccaaatcGCAATTTCACCCTTCTCATATTTCTTTTCCCAGCATAGTAGTTTAGCAGTATCCTCAATCTGCCGTTGCTCCTCCTCAAGCTCATCTTCAGGACGTTGCCATGCTTGGAAGCTATTCTTCCAATTGATAGGAGGACCAGAAAGTATCCAATAACCACCAGGTCTAAGAACCCGGTCAACTTCCTTCATGTACTTTCCATCTGAGAAAGAAGTTTCAATATATACAGTTTAAAGATATTTCTCACAACCATAAATCCAAAGTACTACTTTAATTAACCAATCATCAAACAGTAAATAAGAAACCAAGAAACATAGTGAATAATACAAATCAGACATTAATCTGTTATAAGAAAAAGGGAGCTTTGAAAATAACAATCAGGCCATAGTTTAAGTACTCAAAATTAGTTTAGGTTGTCTAAGGCTAGTGCGAACAAATCCAAGTAATTAACAAGCAAAccttttaagtttttaacttTACAATCAATACAAGTTGAATACGGCTGTATTTTTAGTATGTATgcatatatcataaaaaaaaaggtatatttGTCGTCCATAGAAGATGGAATAACATACAGAATCATCTCCTAAAGAGATACCAGAATTGTACTAGGCCAGAAACATCATAGTTATTCTCACCATTTGCACCCCATTGAATCAAGCAGCGAGAACAATGTGCCATGTCGAAAGCTCCAGAAGGGAAGGGCAACATTATTGTTCCAAGAACACCAATGATTGCTGGAACACCTCTTTCCAAAGCAAATTGAACTTGAGCTTCATGAGAGTCCCTTGGGGCAATTGACATTGcaacaacatttttcttaaataggTATGCACCAAAACTAGCAACCTAGCACCATCAATAATCAGCAAGTGAGctacaatatataataaataggcACAACTACGGGCTCAaactcaaattttgaaaaagaaacaaattttatttcaatgaatAAGAAAATGTTGCATGGATGAAGCATTCCAAAGTGGGAGGTTCCCTTAGGAAAGCTTACAATTAGCCAGGAATGTCTCATTATGGACAATAGTTTCTTCATGCAAACATTTATGTAGAGGCCAACAAAATAAATGCAATCAAAACAAGGATGTTTACTTATAATTTAACATACCCCACAGCCAGTATCCAATGCAGTTCTAACCATCCCATTGTCCAATGGAATAACAGATGCAAGTTCATCAATGTAAGCATCAGCTCCCTTGGGAAACTGCGTTCCACCACCAGGGAACCTGAAAACATTTCCTTCATATTGTATCCAATTCTGCACAGCCTTCTCAACTGTCAAGCTCTTGTAAGGTGCATTTGCATATGGTACATAATCACGACTCTTGGGTCATGAAAATGGTGTTGCATATCCTCTGGGAGTAGGTATGAGACAATACAATTTTTCTTCATCGGGAGGGCAATGCCTTTCTCTGTAAGCCATATTGTCTCGGGGAAATGTCATTGCTCGCGCTTGATCGTGACAAGGTGTGTAATCAATATAGCGATCGTCACACGGCTTGAACTCCTTGACTTGTGCGCCAAAACCATTAGGTGTTCCAGAATTATCATCATGGTGGGTCTCATAGTTTAGATCAGAGAGAACAATACAATCTGTCCGTTTAGTAATCTCAACCGCTATGCTGTCTCCCTTTCCAAAACCACTCCGTTGCCACAAACCCAATATGTAGAAGAAACCACACAATCCAACAATGATGAAAATAGATAGTGAActcctattatttttattgtcccCAGGGTTTCCTTTCGTAACCATGATGAatctttattatgtaaattctaCATTGTTAAAGTGAAACAAATTAatgcataaatttaaattgaattacTAGCAAGCAAGCAAGATGGTCCATTTAGACCAATTCAACCAATGACAACAACAATCAATGCAACTAAAAATCACTCTATTGAccaaataatttacataatttgaatatataaggGTTTCATTTTGTGGTTGCATTTGCATTGTAGCTATTGTCAGTTGCCGCCTAATGCTGTCCAAGGTTTTAAAGAATAGTTCACAACCATAATTGCAGCTGCAACATCAAGGCTTTCGGGGTTTTTGTGACTGCATCCCAACTGCAATTGTTGCTGCATTTATCTGTAAtcttttgcaaaatcaagtatTGCACAACCCCAATTTGAAATCTTGCTGCGGTCAGCAATCACAGATTGTGAAGCTATCCACAATTTCTAACCCTTCTGACAAACTAATTCCTTCACCAATCTCAGTTAAACTAATCTTCAACATTCA is a window encoding:
- the LOC100793432 gene encoding NAP1-related protein 2 isoform X3 codes for the protein MVADRSKKPKVSEKGENLDEIDGELVLSIEKLQEIQDELEKINEEASDKVLEIEQKYNEIRKPVYDKRNDIIKAIPDFWLTAFLSHPALGDLLNEEDQKIFKYLSSLEVEDFKDVKSGYSITFNFNANPYFEDTKLVKTYTFLEEGTTKVTATPIKWKEGKGIPNGVNHEKKRNKRAPTDVSFFSWFSDTEQKDDIDDIHDEQVAELIKDDLWPNPLTYFNNEEPDEEEGDEDEADDEGKEDESGDDDDDQEEDDDEGEEEDDK
- the LOC100793432 gene encoding NAP1-related protein 2 isoform X4, producing the protein MVADRSKKPKVSEKGENLDEIDGELVLSIEKLQEIQDELEKINEEASDKVLEIEQKYNEIRKPVYDKRNDIIKAIPDFWLTAFLSHPALGDLLNEEDQKIFKYLSSLEVEDFKDVKSGYSITFNFNANPYFEDTKLVKTYTFLEEGTTKVTATPIKWKEGKGIPNGVNHEKKRNKRAPTDVSFFSWFSDTEQKDDIDDIHDEVAELIKDDLWPNPLTYFNNEEPDEEEGDEDEADDEGKEDESGDDDDDQEEDDDEGEEEDDK
- the LOC100793432 gene encoding NAP1-related protein 2 isoform X2, with translation MVADRSKKPKVSEKGENLDEIDGELVLSIEKLQEIQDELEKINEEASDKVLEIEQKYNEIRKPVYDKRNDIIKAIPDFWLTAFLSHPALGDLLNEEDQKIFKYLSSLEVEDFKDVKSGYSITFNFNANPYFEDTKLVKTYTFLEEGTTKVTATPIKWKEGKGIPNGVNHEKKRNKRAPTDVSFFSWFSDTEQKDDIDDIHDEVAELIKDDLWPNPLTYFNNEEPDEEEGDEDEADDEVIFSLEKAQGKEDESGDDDDDQEEDDDEGEEEDDK
- the LOC100793432 gene encoding NAP1-related protein 2 isoform X1; the encoded protein is MVADRSKKPKVSEKGENLDEIDGELVLSIEKLQEIQDELEKINEEASDKVLEIEQKYNEIRKPVYDKRNDIIKAIPDFWLTAFLSHPALGDLLNEEDQKIFKYLSSLEVEDFKDVKSGYSITFNFNANPYFEDTKLVKTYTFLEEGTTKVTATPIKWKEGKGIPNGVNHEKKRNKRAPTDVSFFSWFSDTEQKDDIDDIHDEQVAELIKDDLWPNPLTYFNNEEPDEEEGDEDEADDEVIFSLEKAQGKEDESGDDDDDQEEDDDEGEEEDDK